Within Sphingomonas piscis, the genomic segment CACGCGAAACGCGACCCGCGCCTCCATGCCGAGCCGGGTCGCAACGCGCGATAGCATCTCGGCCTCTTCTTCGGACTCGAAATTGAACTGGTAGATGCCCTCACGAAGCGCAAGCTCCATCTCGTCCAGGTTCTTGCCGACGCCCGAGTAGACGATCTTGTCGGCGGGGATACCAGCGCGGCGGGCGCGGATAAGCTCGCCGCCGGAAACGATGTCGGCGCCCAGTCCGCAGTCGGCGATCAGCTTCAGCAGCGCGCCGGTGGTGTTCGCCTTCACTGCATAAGCGACTAGCGAATTGCCGCAGCCGCAGTCCTTCACGGCGTCGCGGAAGACGGTGGCGTGCCGCTCGATCGTGGCGCTGGAGTAGACGTAGGTGGGGGTGCCGACGTCGGCGGCAATGCGGCTCAAGGCGACGGACTCGCAGTGCATCTCACCGGCGAGGTAATGAAAATGGTTCATGAGTTTGGCTTCCTGTGGCGCGGACGCGGGGCCCGGCGAAATCTACAAAGGACGTGAAGGATCGTGGGCCTGCTTAGGCCGCGCGTTTGCCTTTACGTTTTCGTAGAACCACTGCCGTCTCCTTCGCCGAGCTTGATCGGATAGGCCGTCGAACCCTTGACGCGTTCCATCGCGATTCGCGACGTTACGTTCTTGAGGGGAACGGCCGAAATCAACCGGCGGTAGAAATCGTCATAGTCGCTCATCGACGAAACCGCAATCCTGAGCATGTAATCGACGTCGCCGGCCATCCGGTACACGTCCATGACTTCAGGCATGTCGCGGGTGACTTGGGCAAAACGGCTCAGCCATTCGCGGCTGTGGTCGTTGGTCTGGATGTCGACAAAAATGGTCAGTCCGACTCCGATCTTTTCTGGGTTCACCAGCACGACTCGGCGGGTGATCACCCCGTCAGCCTCGAGCTTCTGTATCCGCCGCCAGCAGGGCGTCTGGGACAGGTTCACCTGCGCGGCGATTTCGGCCACCGGCAACGACGCATCCTCCTGCAGGATGGCAAGGATCTTGAGGTCGGTCTGGTCGAGCTTGGCCACGGCGAGATCATGCGCCAAATCCGCCACAATTGGAAGTTTCTTCTATTCTGCTGCAGCGCAGTGCAAGTCCTACGCTATTTGCCTGCCGTGTGATTGAAGGCTGCATGGTAGAGGCGTATGTGGCGCCTCCGTTCGCTCGTGCCGGAGCGTCAGGGGCAGTTTTGGATCATGACCGTCTTGGAAGAAAATTCTAAGCTCGCGGCGTCTGCTGCGTCGCTCGAGGACCTTGTGCCGGTTCTCGCGACCGCTGGAGCAACTCCGCTGGAGAGGCTTCAGGCATTACGCGACACCGTACCGGGGCGGATCACCTTCACCACCAGCTTCGGCATCGAGGATCAAGCGATCACGCATTGGATCTTCGCACACGGCATCGACATCGACGTCGTGACGCTCGACACCGGTCGACTGTTTCCGGAGACATACGACGTCTGGGCCGCGACCGAAGAGAAGTATAGCCGGCGCATCAGGGCTTTCTTCCCCGACCCCAAGCTGCTGGCCGACTTTCTGTCCGACTGGGGCGTCAACGGTTTCTACCACGCAAAGGAAGCGCGTCTGTCATGCTGCGGCGTCCGCAAGGTCGAGCCGCTGGGCCGGGCACTGGCCGGATCCTCGGCCTGGGTAACCGGCCTTCGCGCGGATCAGTCTGGCGCTCGCGCCGCCGTTCCGCCCGCGACCTGGGATGCCGAGAAACAGCTGATCAAGACCGCGCCACTGTTCGACTGGACGCGCGAAGATGTCGTCGGATTCGTCGAGGCCGAGGCTGTGCCGGTGAACGCCCTCCACGCGCAGGGCTTCCCGTCCATCGGCTGCGCGCCCTGCACCCGGGCCATCGCCCCGGGTGAGCCGGAGCGCGCTGGCCGCTGGTGGTGGGAGGAACAGTCCGCCAAGGAATGCGGCCTCCACGTTGCCGCCGATGGCACGCTGGTCCGGACCAAGGCGGCGTAAGGTGACGACCGCATCGACAGAGCGGCGGCCGGAAGAAGTCCCGGCGCGTATCGAGCCGCTGACGACCCTGCCGCTGTTCCACAATCTTGCTGGACGCAAGGTGGTGCTGACCGGCGCCGGCGATCCCGCGTTGTGGAAGGCGGAATTGCTGGTTGCCGCCGGAGCCGAGTTGCTGATCCTCGCCGGGTCGCACGAGGGCGCCGCGCGCTATGCCAATCTGACCGGCCGCGCCGACATCCAGGCGCGTCCGTGGACAGCCGACGACCTTACCGGCGCGGCATTGCTCATCCACGGTGAGGAAGGTGGGGCCGAAACATTCGTCGCCGCCGCCCGCAGCGCCGGCATGCCGGTAAACGTCATCGACAATCCGAAGCATTCCGACTTCACCTTCGGCACCATCGTCAACCGCTCGCCGCTGGTGATCGGAATCTTCAGCGGCGGTCATGCACCGATGCTCGGGCAGTCGGTGCGCGAACGGCTGGAGGCGTTGCTCCCCGCCAAGCTCGCCCACTGGGCCAAAGCGGCCGGCGAGTGGCGACCGGAGGTGAAGACGCGGATCGGCACGTTCGAACACCGCCGCGCCTTCTGGAAACGGTTCGTCGACCGCGTCTGGTCCGAGGGGCACCGCCTGCCGGAGCATGCGGATCGCGACGCGCTGTTGAACGAGCAGCCGGCGGGCACCGGGGAGGTGCTGCTGGTGGGTGCCGGGCCGGGTGATCCGTCGCTGCTGACGCTTGGCGCCCTGCGGGCACTGCAGCGGGCAAGCGTCATCCTCTACGACGATCTGGTCGGCCCCGAGATCCTGGAGCTGGCCCGCCGCGAAGCCCGCCGCGTTGCAGTCGGCAAGAAGGGCTATGGCCGCGCCTGCAGCCAGGCCGACATCAACTCGGAGGTCGTCCGGCTGGCGCTCGAGGGTGACACGGTGGTCCGCCTTAAGGGAGGCGACCCGCTCATCTTTGGCCGCGCTGGCGAGGAGCTGGATGCCTGCCGGGACGCCGGCGTGCCCGTGACCATCATCCCCGGCATCTCCGCCGGACAGGCGGCAGGCGCCGCCATCGGTGTGTCGCTGACCGAGCGCGAGCTGTCGCGGCGGGTCCAATTCGTGACTGCGCATGGCTCCGACGGCAAGCTTC encodes:
- the cysG gene encoding siroheme synthase CysG; this encodes MTTASTERRPEEVPARIEPLTTLPLFHNLAGRKVVLTGAGDPALWKAELLVAAGAELLILAGSHEGAARYANLTGRADIQARPWTADDLTGAALLIHGEEGGAETFVAAARSAGMPVNVIDNPKHSDFTFGTIVNRSPLVIGIFSGGHAPMLGQSVRERLEALLPAKLAHWAKAAGEWRPEVKTRIGTFEHRRAFWKRFVDRVWSEGHRLPEHADRDALLNEQPAGTGEVLLVGAGPGDPSLLTLGALRALQRASVILYDDLVGPEILELARREARRVAVGKKGYGRACSQADINSEVVRLALEGDTVVRLKGGDPLIFGRAGEELDACRDAGVPVTIIPGISAGQAAGAAIGVSLTERELSRRVQFVTAHGSDGKLPTDIDWTAIADAQATTIVYMPRRNIDAFIDKAAAAGLDRDTPVALVASASLPTERRLFGRVRDLPQLVDTLDASAPLTIIIGQVARERSAAAASNRAAA
- a CDS encoding Lrp/AsnC family transcriptional regulator, whose amino-acid sequence is MADLAHDLAVAKLDQTDLKILAILQEDASLPVAEIAAQVNLSQTPCWRRIQKLEADGVITRRVVLVNPEKIGVGLTIFVDIQTNDHSREWLSRFAQVTRDMPEVMDVYRMAGDVDYMLRIAVSSMSDYDDFYRRLISAVPLKNVTSRIAMERVKGSTAYPIKLGEGDGSGSTKT
- a CDS encoding phosphoadenylyl-sulfate reductase, with amino-acid sequence MTVLEENSKLAASAASLEDLVPVLATAGATPLERLQALRDTVPGRITFTTSFGIEDQAITHWIFAHGIDIDVVTLDTGRLFPETYDVWAATEEKYSRRIRAFFPDPKLLADFLSDWGVNGFYHAKEARLSCCGVRKVEPLGRALAGSSAWVTGLRADQSGARAAVPPATWDAEKQLIKTAPLFDWTREDVVGFVEAEAVPVNALHAQGFPSIGCAPCTRAIAPGEPERAGRWWWEEQSAKECGLHVAADGTLVRTKAA